The Candidatus Bathyarchaeota archaeon genome has a segment encoding these proteins:
- a CDS encoding pyridoxal phosphate-dependent aminotransferase produces MSKQDFLSPSPPPPAIRDAMAKAIERKLRGLQVFDFSSGNIGNLLLNQKLFGKFEIKIEESSPDELRQIADGLKNGLIESYYPHPKGIAYSPTGGTEPTKKLVIRYFREIHGVPLSDDDVDRVTVTAGGQQAMTVALRSLKQGVNVLLSRWDYAPISGIIRGHNLNEVRVEVNDDLSINIDDLKEKVSENSVFYISMPNNPTGYVSADDLEAILDILSANHGGVVWDAPYLFTIIRLNSKNAVFDKKFLWDVLNRFKKIVEKHYEIVCILSSLSKTCLIAGLRFGFATASKKWIENMEAIIGRENLSSPTPSFIAGFHILKKFLEQPLSYEWICKVLADRLTILIEQVGDYLILPKNGMFGALYVLVRTGKAEGKVFADKLIKDYGIVTVPAEQFYGGPVNAVRLSLVSVPWSEGDEAWISSVNALKKALKKISSEIIS; encoded by the coding sequence GTGTCAAAGCAAGATTTTTTGTCTCCTTCTCCCCCACCACCGGCGATTAGGGATGCCATGGCTAAGGCTATTGAAAGAAAATTGAGGGGACTTCAAGTCTTCGACTTCAGCAGCGGTAATATCGGCAACCTACTGCTTAACCAAAAGCTTTTCGGCAAATTTGAAATAAAAATTGAAGAATCCTCACCAGACGAGTTAAGGCAGATAGCCGATGGCCTAAAAAACGGTTTAATCGAATCTTACTATCCTCATCCTAAAGGAATTGCTTATTCTCCAACAGGCGGAACAGAACCCACCAAAAAACTGGTTATTCGCTACTTTAGGGAAATTCATGGGGTTCCACTCTCAGACGATGATGTTGACAGAGTTACTGTTACGGCGGGTGGACAGCAAGCCATGACAGTTGCACTTAGGTCGCTGAAGCAAGGGGTAAACGTTTTACTGTCGAGGTGGGATTACGCTCCAATTTCAGGCATAATTAGAGGTCATAACCTAAATGAAGTGAGGGTGGAAGTAAACGATGACCTATCAATTAACATTGATGATTTGAAGGAGAAAGTAAGCGAAAACTCGGTTTTTTACATAAGTATGCCCAACAATCCGACCGGTTACGTTTCAGCCGACGATTTAGAAGCCATCTTGGACATTTTATCGGCTAATCACGGTGGAGTAGTATGGGATGCACCTTACCTGTTCACTATAATTCGGCTTAATTCAAAAAATGCGGTGTTTGATAAGAAATTTCTGTGGGACGTACTTAACCGATTTAAGAAAATAGTGGAAAAGCACTATGAAATCGTGTGCATTTTGTCGAGTCTTTCAAAAACTTGCCTAATTGCTGGTTTAAGGTTTGGATTTGCAACTGCAAGCAAAAAGTGGATAGAAAATATGGAAGCCATAATTGGTAGGGAAAATCTAAGTAGTCCAACACCGTCATTCATTGCTGGATTTCACATTTTGAAGAAATTCTTAGAACAGCCTCTAAGTTATGAATGGATTTGCAAAGTGCTTGCAGATAGGCTGACAATCCTAATTGAGCAAGTTGGAGACTACCTCATACTTCCTAAAAATGGAATGTTTGGAGCCCTTTACGTTCTAGTTCGAACGGGAAAAGCTGAAGGTAAAGTTTTTGCCGACAAGCTGATAAAGGACTATGGAATAGTGACTGTTCCAGCTGAGCAGTTTTACGGAGGGCCAGTGAACGCTGTTAGGCTTTCGCTTGTTTCTGTTCCATGGAGTGAAGGAGACGAAGCATGGATTTCAAGTGTCAATGCATTGAAAAAGGCTTTAAAGAAAATCTCCAGCGAAATAATAAGCTAG
- a CDS encoding ArgE/DapE family deacylase, protein MLEYECDLLCKLVAIDTDSTQRKNYDKIADLLISEAERVGLKAEKVIDEKGIPHVLVGFSNAPADAKKIVFLTHYDVVPAGEGWDFDPFKPFIKNGKLFGRGAADDKSNIVAALTAFKEVLEEKLPLKVNPVLVVAGGEETGEGESFFRKIEGDVCVVLDSGCEGLSIGASGVARLNVKVIGRQAHSAYPFRGKNAIYQASKIVSFIEEVAKETEKKIVSRFYAPTHYECVPRRISVTMINGGVAANIIPAECNLLVDVRTIPEEKAEKAAEELRKTIEDYAEKNGIKVKVEAKAFMDGWYTTDEKIIEKFKEILEEVLGRKVKVVVELGGTDGVFMIDRMPVIQFGTMRDENNIHGKNEFVYLEDVEKVKKFVKTVITSDL, encoded by the coding sequence ATGCTGGAATATGAATGCGATTTGCTTTGTAAATTGGTTGCCATAGATACGGATTCAACCCAGAGGAAAAACTACGATAAGATTGCTGACTTATTGATTAGTGAAGCAGAAAGAGTTGGGCTTAAAGCTGAAAAGGTGATTGATGAAAAGGGCATCCCCCACGTTTTAGTCGGATTTTCAAACGCTCCTGCTGATGCTAAGAAAATCGTCTTCCTAACTCATTACGATGTTGTTCCAGCAGGTGAAGGATGGGATTTCGACCCATTCAAGCCATTCATTAAAAATGGAAAACTTTTCGGAAGAGGCGCTGCGGATGATAAATCTAACATTGTTGCGGCCTTAACTGCCTTCAAAGAAGTTTTAGAGGAAAAATTGCCGTTAAAAGTTAATCCTGTGCTTGTTGTTGCTGGCGGAGAAGAAACAGGTGAAGGAGAAAGCTTTTTCAGAAAAATTGAAGGCGACGTATGCGTAGTTTTAGACTCTGGATGTGAAGGCTTGTCGATTGGAGCGTCCGGCGTTGCAAGATTAAACGTTAAGGTAATTGGCAGACAAGCCCATTCAGCTTATCCATTTAGAGGAAAAAATGCAATTTATCAAGCATCAAAAATTGTGTCCTTTATAGAAGAAGTTGCGAAGGAAACAGAGAAGAAAATAGTTTCAAGATTTTACGCGCCAACCCATTATGAATGCGTTCCAAGAAGAATAAGTGTAACCATGATTAATGGCGGGGTAGCCGCAAACATAATTCCGGCTGAGTGTAACCTTCTAGTAGACGTTAGAACAATACCTGAAGAGAAAGCTGAGAAAGCGGCAGAAGAACTAAGAAAAACTATCGAAGATTACGCCGAAAAGAACGGGATAAAGGTCAAGGTGGAAGCTAAAGCCTTTATGGACGGCTGGTATACAACAGATGAAAAAATAATTGAAAAATTTAAGGAGATTCTTGAGGAAGTTTTAGGTCGAAAAGTAAAGGTTGTTGTTGAGCTTGGAGGAACAGACGGTGTATTCATGATAGACCGAATGCCAGTAATTCAGTTCGGAACTATGCGAGACGAAAACAATATTCACGGAAAAAATGAATTCGTCTATTTAGAAGACGTAGAAAAAGTGAAGAAATTCG
- the dapA gene encoding 4-hydroxy-tetrahydrodipicolinate synthase: protein MSKLKLEGIFVPHVTPFKHNGEINEGALRELLQFWIQGGLSGLVPCGSNGEAPYLLREERKRVIEIVVDEVNGKVPVIAGTGAIGTKETIQLTRDAEDIGADAALIVTPFYFRYSSRELYAHYSAILEAVDIPVLVYNVPKFTGFSLEPSLVHKLASEYDNVIGVKDSSGSLSQIAELTRLVGERISVLAGTADVVLPTLMLGGKGAIIAVANVAPRLCSDLYEAFKEGNFEEASRLQRCISYINEVVVRKYNQLAAIKETLNIKGLPAGYPRKPTLPLEENEKDEIKEFLSKIEIF from the coding sequence ATGTCAAAACTTAAACTGGAAGGAATTTTCGTCCCTCACGTAACGCCGTTCAAACATAACGGAGAAATAAACGAAGGTGCACTTCGAGAACTCTTACAATTTTGGATTCAAGGAGGCCTTTCCGGGCTTGTTCCATGCGGAAGTAACGGTGAAGCGCCCTATCTTTTAAGGGAAGAAAGAAAAAGAGTCATTGAAATAGTTGTAGACGAAGTTAACGGTAAAGTTCCAGTAATCGCCGGAACCGGAGCCATAGGCACAAAAGAAACAATACAGTTAACCAGAGACGCCGAGGACATAGGAGCAGACGCCGCCTTAATCGTAACGCCATTCTACTTCAGGTATTCAAGTAGAGAGTTATATGCTCACTACAGCGCCATACTCGAAGCTGTAGATATACCAGTACTCGTCTATAACGTTCCGAAATTCACTGGATTTTCCTTAGAGCCCAGCTTAGTCCACAAGCTTGCCTCCGAATACGATAATGTGATTGGAGTAAAGGATAGTAGTGGAAGCCTAAGCCAAATAGCTGAACTCACTAGGCTTGTCGGCGAAAGAATTTCAGTTTTAGCTGGAACAGCTGACGTTGTTCTTCCAACTTTAATGCTTGGAGGGAAAGGAGCAATAATCGCAGTTGCAAATGTCGCTCCGAGACTGTGTAGCGATTTATATGAGGCCTTTAAGGAAGGAAACTTTGAAGAAGCAAGCAGACTTCAAAGGTGTATATCCTACATAAATGAGGTTGTTGTAAGGAAGTACAATCAACTTGCAGCCATAAAGGAAACATTAAACATTAAGGGTTTGCCAGCTGGGTATCCTCGGAAGCCAACATTGCCGCTGGAAGAAAACGAAAAAGATGAGATAAAAGAATTTTTAAGTAAAATTGAAATTTTCTAG